ACCACCCGATCGCGGAAAGCCGACCTCCGCAGTCGGACCGCGTTCCACGACATCTGCAAGGAGCACAGTCATGACGACCGACCCGACGCCGCCCTTCTCCCCCTTCGATGAGCCCTCGCGGCCCCGGCTGCACGACCCCGGCGACCTGATCGCCGCCGTGCCGCACCTGATGGGCTACTACCCGACCGATGCCGTGGTAATCAACGTTGTCGTCGACGCCACGATCCAGGTGACGATGTGCTCGAAGCTGCCCGTCAACGCGCAATCCCAGCATCCGATCGAGCAGCTGACCGCGATGGTGGCGCGCTACCCCGGCGCCGCAGTCGCCGGAATCGTCGTCGGCGACGGCACGCCCACCGGCGACACCCTGCCACGCAAGGAGTTGGTCACACAGATCCGCACCGTACTGGCCGAGCACGGCGTGCCCTCGGAGATGTTCTGGACTGCGGCGATCACCGCCGGGGCGCGGTGGCACGACTACGACGATCCCTGTCACACCGGTGTCGTCTCCGACCCGAACAGTTCGGTGCTGGCCGTGACGGCCGCGGTGCAGGGCCTGCACGCCTTCGACAGCCGCGAGGACCTCGCCGCCCTGCTGCGTCCCGACCCCCAGGACGCCCTGGCCCGCCGAGCGGCCCTCATCGAACAACTCCCCGAGCGACCGGCAGGCGCGTCCTACCGCCTGGTGCTCGATCAGGTGGCACGGACCGTCGAACGATCGGAGGCGCTCTCCGATCCCGACATCGCCGCTCTGGCTGTGGCCTTGTCGGACTACATGGTGCGCGACGCGTGCATCTCCACCTCCGCCGGTGACCACGCCCGGGCCGCCGAGCAGCTGTGGACCGAGCTGACCCGGCAGTGCCCCGCTCCCCATCGCGCGGAGCCGGCCGCGTTGCTGGCGATGTCGGCCTACCTGCGCGGCAACGGCGTCCTCGCCTCCCTGGCGCTCGACCGCGCCCAGACCGCCTTCCCCGGCCACAGGCTCTCCGGACTGCTGCGCACTGCCCTGGACAGGTCGATCCACTCCGACGCGTTGCTTCCCCTCGTCCGCCAGGCGACCGAGCAGGCCGAGCGGATGGTGTCCGACCAGTCCGAGTGACCCTTACCGGCGGTGTTCGCACCGGCGGCGGCGTGCCTGCGCGACGACAGGGCGACGTCCGTCGCCGCGCAGGTGCGCCGCGCCGGCGGAGTCCACGCACGCGGGTGACCGCCTCGCCATGTTGCAGACATGCCGACCCAGCAGCAGCGAGGTCGTCATGCTGGACGAACAGTCCGTCCGCTTCCACGGCCCCACCTGCGAGTACGTCCCCCCTGACCTCACCGACGCCCCGGGGGGCCGAGTCGACCCCCTGTTGCCTGATCCGGCGTACCGAGCAGGTTGGGGCGGGCGGTGGGAGAAGGCCTGTGCGACCCAAGAACCGCTCGACGGTCCGAACGACCGCGCTTGCCCGGCTACCTGCCGATGCGCGATGCAGCCAGCACACAGGTTGCACTGGCGCGCCACTTCATCGTGCCGCCCAGACGCCGATACACGCTCCCCATGTCGAGCCCTCACCACCCCCGTCCCGACATCGACCGCCCGAGCGACCCGGCAAGGCTGAGAACCAGACCGCAGACGAACAGGATCGCCCCCCGTTTCAAATCCCCCAGGCCGGGAAACTGCGGGCGGCCGAACTCGTCCTGCCCGGAGGAGATCGCGGAGACGACGTCCACCGCGAGCAGCGCCATGCCGCCAAGCGCCAACACGGCACCGAGCACGGTCACCACCTTCACCCAGGCAGGAGCACCGGAATAGTTGGCCGGACGCTCGACGGAACGTGACCATGTCTTGTTGATGATTCCACCCTGGATGGCCTGGTCGCCGCCGAAATTCTGCATGTTGACCTGTGCTTGCACCTGATTCACGAAACTCCGGCCGCCCGCCCGATCCAACTGGTCGACGATCCTCGCGATCTCTCCCGCGAAGCTGCGGTCCACCGCGGCTATGTTCTCCACGGCCCTGGCCAGCCGGTCTTGCGCGCCCACATCTTCCGGATCGTTTCGAAGATCGCGCACGGCCCCACCGCCGAGCCGCCGTACCACGTGATCGTAAAGCCTCTTCAGGCCGCCATCGAGCCGGTTGTCGACGAAACGCCTGGTCGCGCCGCCGAGGAGCACGGTGAGGTACCCCGCCACCACTCCGCCGTCTACCACCGTGCCCCCTTCGGATCGACCACCTGGCACCGCAGCGAATTCCACCCCTGGATGACCTCCGATTGTGGCACCGTGAGGGACATGGGAGTATGCGTACAAGTACGTACGGCAAGGGGGCGCGACATGAACCGGGCGCGCGATTACGAACGGCTACTCGAACTGGTGGTCGGTATTCTCCAGGACCTGGAACCGGCACGACCGTGGCCCGCGGTGCTCGTCACCCTCAACGAGCAATTGAACGGCACAGGCGCGCTGGTGTCCGAGATTGCGCCGACGACGGGGACGTCGGTCGTCCACGCGGTGGTCCCCCAGCGGTTAGGCCAGCTCGCTCCCATGCTCGACACGTGCGTGCCCGACGACCCCCTGATCCAGCACTATCTCACCACGGGCGACCTCGTACCCCACACCACCGACGAGATCGCCGACCTGCCTACCTGGCAGCGCACCGTAAGTTACGCACTGGTCAGGGACACCGTCGGAGCGCAATCGTGCGTGTCGATACCGCTGATGGCTCCCGCCGGCAGCCATCGCGGCGTGACGGTCACGCTGTCCGAGCGGTCGCTCCCGGAACGACACTGCGGTTACATGGGCGGACTCCAGCGACTGCTGATCGCACTGGACCGCCACCTCCAGCACCTGGAGCACTGGCACAAGCAGTTCCTCACCGAGGCGTCCGACGAGGACGCCGGACACGTGGACACGGTCGTGCAACTCGGCCTCACACCGCGCGAGGTCACGATCATCGCGCTGCTCGCCGACAGCCTCACCGCCGCCGCTATGGCCCGGCGGCTCGGCATCTCGCCCCGCACCGTCCACAAGCACCTCCAGCACGTCTACCGGAAACTGGGCACGACCGACCGCCTCGAGACAGTTCTGCGTGCGCGAGCTCTGGGACTGTTGTCTCCTCGCGGTACGGACGCGACGCGGCCAGCTCCACCCCTGCTGGATCTGCGTACACCGCCACTCTGAGGTTCACCCCGAACGGTGGACAGGGTGCTTACTACGACAACGACAGCTCGTGATGTCCACGTCTTCTGTGATGGCTGATCCGGGCGCGGGCTTGACTTGTTCACCGTCAGGTCGACCAGTGCAGGACGTGGTCGACGCTGTGGGCGAGGCGGTCTGCGAGACGGTTCCGTGATCGGTCATTCTCATTGACGGACAACGGCATCAGCGAGTGGCCAGCGCCGGGGTGAAGATCCCTCTTTTGGTGATCTCGCGAGTGATCACCAGGAAGGCCAGGGCGGTCATGGACAGTGTGACGTGCCGGTACCCGGCCTGGTAGCCGCGAACCTGGAGTGGTCCAGCCCGGTCTCGTTCTTCGCGGTCTGGAAGCACTCCTCGACCGCCCATCGCGCCCCCGCGATCTCCACCAAGCGCCGCAATGTGGTGTCGGCCGGTCGGCCGGGCCGAAGCAGATGTAGTAGGCGATGTCGGACGGGTCGGAGATGCTCCGTCGGGCCAACAGCCAGTGACCCCCCGGTCCGCGCAGCGGGCGGATGGCGACCGCGGCCCCTTCGCGCCCGCACCGGCCGCGAGCCGTTCCCACGCCGTCTCGGGCAGCTCGGCGACCAAGCGGTGGACACGAACCTCGAGCAACCCGCACGACACCGCCATCGCGTTCTTCTGCACGGCGACCGCGTGCGGGATGTCCAGACCTTCCAGCCACAGGCGGAACATCGTGTCGTTGCCGTAGAACTCATCCGCGGTCACCCACCCGAACGGTACCCCCGCCTCCACAGCCCGCTCGATCATCCGCCGGGCGAACATCTGCTTGATCGCGAACCCGACCTCGTCACCGATCCCCACCGCCCGGCACCGTTTCCGACCTCCCGTCCAGCCCTTGGCAGGTACCACTCCCGGTCGATCAACACCCGCCCACGCGGCGAAGCACAGACCGGAACACCCCGATTGGGCAGTTCTCGATCCGCCCGGCCGTCCCGGAGCACCGACGCCCCACTCCGGCTGATCCGGTGCCCTTCCTCAGCAATCCCGCGTCGTCCACGATCAGCCGCCATCGGAGGCGTCGCCGAGCCCTGGCGGTGGCCTTGTCGGACTACACCGTGCGCGACGCGTGCATCTCCACCACCGCCGGGGACCACGCCCAGGCCGCCGAGCGACTGTGGATCGAACCGACCCGACAGTGCGCAGCTCCCCAGCGCATGGAGCCTGCCGTGTTGCCGGCAATACCGGCCCATCCGCGCCGCAACGGCGTCCTCGCCTCCCCGGCACTCGACCGCGCCCAGACCGCCTCCCCGACCACAGGCTCTCCGGGCTGCTGCGCACCACCGTGGGGCTGATGATTCACCCGGACGCGTTGCTCTCCCTCGTGCACCGAGCGAGCAGGCCGAGCAGATGGTGTCGAACCAGTCCGAGTGCCCCCTACCTGCGGTGTTCGCACCGGCAGCAGCGTGCCTGCGCGACGACAGGGCTACGTCCGTCGCCGCGCAGGCACGCCCCGCCAGCGGAGTCCACGCACGCAGGTGACCGCCTCGCCATGCCTCGAGCACACCGATCCAGAGAACAGCGCGGACGGCAGCACGGACAGCAGCGCAGGACACGCCGCGCACCCCGACGGGCCAGAAGGCCGCGAAGCCACCCACCACGCCCCGAGGCATCACCCTCGGCCACCCCCGTGACCGGCCGCCCCTCCGCAGACGACGAACCCGCAGCACCGCCGGCGCCCGGCATCCCGACAGAAAGGACAGGACCGGCTTGCGCATCGAAACCACATCCCGCTCCCCGAGTACCCGCGCGCACCCCGTCCCGCGCCTGATGCGCGTCGCGCTCGACGCAGCCCGCGAAGGCCACTACGTCATCCCGCTGCAGCCGCGCACCAAGATCGCCCGCGACAAGGGATGGGAATCCTGCGCCACCCGCGAGCCCGAGCGGATACGCGACATCTGGAGCGCACGGCCGTTCAACGTCGGCATCGCCTGCGGCCCCAGCGGCCTGTACGTGCTCGACCTCGACGACGCCCACGGCCACCCGCCACCACCGCAGTGGGCAGGCGCCCGGCACGGCCGCGACGTCCTGACCCGCCTCGCCGCAGCAGCCGGACAGCCCTACCCGAACCGGACTTTCACGGTGAGGACCCCCTCCGGCGGGATGCACCTGTACTTCCGGGCACCCGCCGAGCCGGAACTACGCAACACCATCGGCCGCCTCGGGTGGCGGATCGACTCCCGCGGCGCGGGCGGCTACATCGTCGCCGCCGGATCGGTGAGCGCCCGTGGCCTCTACCGGCCGATGAACCGCGCGCCGATCGCCGCACTACCACAGTGGCTCATCCCGCTGCTACTACCACCCCAGCCTCCGACACCGTCGCGGTCGACGAGCTTCGCTCCGCGCCATCCGGACGCCTACCTCGACGCCATCGTCACCAGAGAGGCCGACGCGGTGCGCAACGCCGCCCATGGACAGCGGCACCGGACCCTGCTGCGCGCGGCGAACAAGCTCGGCCAGTGGGTGGGCGGTGGCGACCTCGACGAGCACCAAGTTCGCGCTGTCCTGCACACCGCCGCAGCCCAGCACAACGGGGTCGAAGGCTGGAGCGTCCACGAAGCCGAGACCACCATCAGCGACGGGCTGGCCTGGGGCATGGCCCGACCACGCAGCCTGGCCGACCTGCGCTGACCAACGCCCCCAGGTGGAAGGACCTCTCCCACCTCCAACCCGACTGTGAGGTGGGGCTGCGTACTCGCGGCCGGGTATGCCCGCGGTTGCGGTGCGCCGCACCGTACAGGACCAGTGGGTGGAGGCGGCACACAACGCCGCCTCCACCCACTGGTCCTGTTCCGGCGGACGCACCCCGCAACCGCGGGCCACCCCGACCCACACGAGGGCACGACACCATGGACATCCGAGCGATCCGACACCACCTCACCACGGCCTTCGACCGGTACAGGCACACGCTGTTGCGCTGGGCACGCCGCCCCGTACGCATCCGGGTCTTCCACAACCTCAACGACCGTGCACTACTGGTGGGCTACCAGGAGCAGCCGGTCACCGAAGTCCTCGCCTACACCGAGCCGCCGAGCGCCCGCAGCCACGACGTCGACCTGGTCGAGGCCGCCTTCGAGCTGTGCAACGTCGGCGACGACCCCGAGTTCGGCCGACCCGACCCACGCGCCGTCCGCTACCGCCGCCGCGGCAACCGGTCGCTGTCCATCGGCGACGTCGTCGCGGTCGACGGGCGTTTCTACGCCTGCCAGCGCATCGGCTGGCGCCGCATCACCGAACCCCGGCAGCTCAATGAGCGAC
This portion of the Saccharothrix syringae genome encodes:
- a CDS encoding DUF4192 domain-containing protein → MTTDPTPPFSPFDEPSRPRLHDPGDLIAAVPHLMGYYPTDAVVINVVVDATIQVTMCSKLPVNAQSQHPIEQLTAMVARYPGAAVAGIVVGDGTPTGDTLPRKELVTQIRTVLAEHGVPSEMFWTAAITAGARWHDYDDPCHTGVVSDPNSSVLAVTAAVQGLHAFDSREDLAALLRPDPQDALARRAALIEQLPERPAGASYRLVLDQVARTVERSEALSDPDIAALAVALSDYMVRDACISTSAGDHARAAEQLWTELTRQCPAPHRAEPAALLAMSAYLRGNGVLASLALDRAQTAFPGHRLSGLLRTALDRSIHSDALLPLVRQATEQAERMVSDQSE
- a CDS encoding helix-turn-helix transcriptional regulator; the encoded protein is MNRARDYERLLELVVGILQDLEPARPWPAVLVTLNEQLNGTGALVSEIAPTTGTSVVHAVVPQRLGQLAPMLDTCVPDDPLIQHYLTTGDLVPHTTDEIADLPTWQRTVSYALVRDTVGAQSCVSIPLMAPAGSHRGVTVTLSERSLPERHCGYMGGLQRLLIALDRHLQHLEHWHKQFLTEASDEDAGHVDTVVQLGLTPREVTIIALLADSLTAAAMARRLGISPRTVHKHLQHVYRKLGTTDRLETVLRARALGLLSPRGTDATRPAPPLLDLRTPPL
- a CDS encoding DUF4192 family protein; protein product: MPFLSNPASSTISRHRRRRRALAVALSDYTVRDACISTTAGDHAQAAERLWIEPTRQCAAPQRMEPAVLPAIPAHPRRNGVLASPALDRAQTASPTTGSPGCCAPPWG
- a CDS encoding bifunctional DNA primase/polymerase, producing the protein MRIETTSRSPSTRAHPVPRLMRVALDAAREGHYVIPLQPRTKIARDKGWESCATREPERIRDIWSARPFNVGIACGPSGLYVLDLDDAHGHPPPPQWAGARHGRDVLTRLAAAAGQPYPNRTFTVRTPSGGMHLYFRAPAEPELRNTIGRLGWRIDSRGAGGYIVAAGSVSARGLYRPMNRAPIAALPQWLIPLLLPPQPPTPSRSTSFAPRHPDAYLDAIVTREADAVRNAAHGQRHRTLLRAANKLGQWVGGGDLDEHQVRAVLHTAAAQHNGVEGWSVHEAETTISDGLAWGMARPRSLADLR